Proteins co-encoded in one Nicotiana sylvestris chromosome 7, ASM39365v2, whole genome shotgun sequence genomic window:
- the LOC104225866 gene encoding putative late blight resistance protein homolog R1A-3 has translation MANVAVEFLVQNLMQLLRDNAELIIGVKDSAESLLQDLNDFNAFLKQTAKSRSENDVHKELVKKIKTVVNSAEDAIDKFVIEAKLHKDKGVGRFVDVKHYKRVYDVAGEIKTIRDKVKEIRLNNALDLQALQDEDQSAKGVQERKPPVVEEDDVVGFEEEADKVINRLLGGSSGLEVVPVVGMPGLGKTTLANKIYKHPDIGYQFFTRIWVYVSQSYRRRELFLNIISKFTRNTKQYHDMCEEDLADEIEDFLGKGGKYLIVLDDVWSPDAWERIRIAFPNNNKSNRILLTTRNSKVAKQCKQCIGIPHDLKFLTEDESWILLEKKVFHKDKCPPELELSGKSIAKKCNGLPLAIVVIAGALIGKGKTSREWKQVDESVGEHLINKDQPENCNKLVQLSYDRLSYDLKACFLYCGAFPGGFEIPAWKLIRLWIAEGFIQYKGHLSLECKAEDNLNDLINRNLVMIMQRTSDGQIKTCRLHDMLHEFCRQEAMKEENLFQEIKLGAEQYFPGKRELATYRRLCIHSSVLEFISTKPSGEHVRSFLSFSLKKIEMPSVDIPTIPKGFPLLRVFDVESINFSRFSKEFFQLYHLRYIAFSSDTIKIIPKHIGELWNIQTLIINTQQRSLDIQANIWNMARLRHLHTNSSAKLPVPVTPRSSKVPLVNQSLQTLSTIAPESCTEEVFARTPNLKKLGIRGKIAVLLEPNKSLLKNVKKLESLENLKLINDSSQTGKGLRLPPSYIFPTKLRKLSLVDTWLEWNDMSILGQMEHLEVLKLKENGFMGECWESVGGFCSLLVLWIERTDLVSWKASADHFPRLKHLVLICCDKLKEIPIGLADIRSFQVMELQNSTKTAAISAREIRDKKDKQTQEGTNNNGFKLSIFPPDL, from the exons ATGGCGAACGTTGCGGTGGAATTTCTGGTGCAGAACTTGATGCAGCTGCTGAGAGACAATGCAGAGCTGATTATTGGGGTTAAGGATTCGGCTGAGAGTCTGCTTCAAGATCTCAATGATTTCAACGCTTTTCTCAAGCAAACTGCTAAGTCCCGCAGTGAGAACGATGTCCACAAAGAATTGGTGAAGAAAATTAAGACTGTGGTCAACTCTGCTGAAGATGCCATTGATAAGTTTGTGATTGAGGCCAAGCTTCACAAGGACAAAGGGGTTGGCAGATTTGTGGATGTTAAGCATTATAAAAGAGTGTACGATGTAGCAGGTGAGATTAAAACTATTAGAGACAAAGTCAAAGAAATCCGTCTCAATAATGCCCTTGACCTTCAGGCCCTTCAAGATGAAGATCAATCTGCCAAAGGTGTCCAAGAAAGAAAG CCTCCAGTGGTAGAGGAAGATGATGTGGTTGGATTTGAAGAGGAAGCAGATAAAGTAATCAACCGTCTTCTGGGAGGATCGAGTGGACTAGAAGTTGTTCCAGTTGTTGGAATGCCTGGTCTCGGCAAAACGACACTGGCAAATAAGATTTACAAGCATCCTGACATCGGGTACCAGTTTTTTACTCGCATTTGGGTTTATGTTTCTCAATCATACAGGAGAAGAGAATTATTTCTCAACATCATCAGCAAATTCACTCGCAATACCAAACAATACCATGATATGTGTGAGGAGGATTTAGCTGATGAAATAGAAGATTTTTTGGGCAAGGGAGGAAAATACTTGATTGTCTTGGATGATGTATGGTCTCCTGACGCTTGGGAACGTATCAGAATAGCTTTCCCAAACAACAACAAATCCAATAGAATATTATTGACCACTCGAAATAGCAAAGTTGCTAAGCAATGCAAGCAGTGCATTGGTATACCTCATGATTTAAAATTTCTGACTGAAGATGAAAGTTGGATTTTACTGGAGAAGAAAGTTTTCCATAAAGATAAATGTCCTCCTGAATTGGAACTATCTGGAAAGAGCATAGCCAAAAAATGTAATGGACTACCCCTTGCGATTGTTGTTATTGCAGGAGCACTAATTGGGAAAGGTAAGACATCAAGAGAGTGGAAACAAGTGGATGAGAGTGTGGGTGAACACCTCATAAATAAAGACCAGCCTGAGAATTGTAACAAATTGGTGCAACTGAGTTATGATCGCTTGTCTTACGACTTGAAAGCATGTTTTTTATATTGTGGTGCATTTCCCGGAGGCTTTGAGATCCCTGCTTGGAAGCTAATCCGTTTGTGGATCGCAGAAGGGTTCATACAGTATAAAGGCCACTTATCTCTTGAGTGTAAAGCAGAGGATAACTTGAATGATCTCATCAACAGGAATCTAGTGATGATAATGCAAAGAACATCTGATGGTCAAATCAAAACATGTCGTCTTCATGACATGTTGCACGAGTTTTGCAGACAAGAGGCGATGAAGGAAGAAAATCTTTTCCAAGAAATAAAACTAGGTGCTGAGCAATATTTCCCCGGAAAACGGGAACTAGCCACCTACCGTCGCTTATGCATTCATTCCTCAGTTTTGGAATTTATCTCTACAAAGCCCTCAGGTGAACATGTCAGGTCATTCTTATCTTTTTCTCTAAAAAAGATCGAGATGCCATCTGTCGACATCCCAACCATACCAAAAGGCTTTCCGTTGCTGAGGGTTTTTGATGTCGAGTCCATCAACTTCAGTCGCTTCTCCAAGGAGTTTTTCCAGTTATATCATTTGAGGTATATTGCTTTCTCATCTGACACAATCAAGATCATTCCTAAACACATTGGAGAACTGTGGAACATCCAAACACTCATAATTAACACGCAACAACGCTCTCTTGATATCCAAGCAAACATATGGAATATGGCACGACTAAGGCATCTGCACACTAACTCTTCTGCTAAATTGCCTGTTCCTGTGACCCCAAGAAGTAGTAAAGTTCCTTTGGTAAATCAAAGCCTGCAAACTCTCTCCACCATTGCTCCCGAAAGCTGCACAGAAGAAGTGTTTGCAAGGACTCCAAACCTGAAAAAACTGGGTATTCGTGGGAAAATAGCTGTGCTTCTTGAACCTAATAAGTCATTGTTAAAAAATGTGAAGAAACTAGAATCCCTTGAAAACTTGAAGCTGATAAATGATAGTAGTCAAACAGGAAAAGGGTTACGCCTTCCACCCTCATATATATTTCCCACGAAGTTGAGGAAGCTATCTTTAGTAGATACCTGGCTGGAGTGGAATGATATGTCTATATTGGGGCAGATGGAACACCTTGAAGTCCTGAAGCTGAAAGAAAATGGGTTTATGGGAGAATGCTGGGAGTCAGTTGGAGGTTTTTGTTCCCTACTGGTGTTGTGGATTGAAAGGACAGATCTAGTTTCTTGGAAAGCATCAGCTGATCACTTTCCAAGACTTAAGCATCTTGTTCTCATCTGCTGCGATAAGCTTAAGGAAATCCCCATTGGCCTGGCTGATATACGCAGCTTCCAAGTGATGGAGTTGCAAAACTCCACCAAAACAGCAGCAATATCTGCACGGGAAATACGAGACAAAAAAGACAAGCAAACTCAAGAAGGGACTAACAACAATGGGTTCAAGCTCTCTATATTCCCTCCCGATCTCTGA